The Chloroflexota bacterium DNA segment TGGCCCGTTTCAAAATGGGCCTCTTGGTGCCACCGGTGGACTGGAGGCTACTCAGCGCCGCAAAACGAGCGCTTTAGGCCCGATCAGCTATGGGCAGAAGAGGCTGCGCTCCACATAATGCCTGTTTCAGCTACAACGAGTCAGTCGGGTGCTGCTGGATCGGGCCCTCCATGGTCTGCAGCGCGTGAGGCAGCAATGGCAGCAGGATGTCCAGGCACTGCCGCACGCCGCGTGGGCTGCCCGGGAGGTTGACGATGAGGCACCCGCCCCGCGTGCCGGAAACGCCCCGGCTGAGGTACGACAGCGTCGTGAAATCCGAGGTCTTTGCCCGCATGTACTCCGATAGTCCGGGCGCCACCCGGTCGATGACGGCGCGCGTCGCCTCAGGGGTCACATCCCGTGGCCCGAACCCCGTTCCCCCCGTCGTTAGGATGACGTTCACCTGCTGCGACCACCGCGTCAGCCGGTCGACGATGGTCTCGTAATCGTCCGGCACCACTTCGCGGATCGTCACGTCGAAGCCCGCCGCCGTGGAGAGCTCTATGGCGGCTTGCCCGCTTGTGTCGTCACGTTCTCCCTGTGAACCAGCGTCACTCGAAGTAAGAATAGCTACCGTGTACATGAGCGTCCCTCCGTCCCGGAGCGGCTGTACCCAATGATAGCACAGGGACCATCCCAGCTATGGGAATAGTGACGTTGACTGTTCGACATCAAAATTGTGACAAATATGTGAAAGGTGAGATGAAAGTTGGTTTCCGACCAAAGTCGCGGACAAAACATTTGGCGCTCTCTAGTGGCTTCCAGGTGTAACATTACCGAAGAAACGGTAGATTCCATAGCTAAAAATGTTTGGAAACCAACTTTTTAAGTCGTCTAATTTGAGTTTTAAACTTGTCTCAGATTAGGGGTTGACAAATTGTGTGACGGGCCGTTTAATAGCGCTGTAGCCCAGAGGTTGGGCATTTCTGTTTTAGAGTCGTTAACAGTGACGCCTCAAAACGTTGGGCCCCAGCCGGTGCACACGCCGGTCCTTGTCAAGGAAGTGGTGGAAGCGTTGGCGGTGGCCTCAGCGGGCGCGATTATAGATTGTACGGTCGGCGAGGGCGGCCACACTGAGGCCATCCTCAACGCCGCACCGGACTGCGTTGTCATCGGCTTGGACCTGGACCCGGCGGCCCTGGCCATCGCGAAGGAGCGGTTGTCAGGCCACGGTGACCGCGTCCGTTTGGTCAACGCATCGTATACAACGCTGGCTGAGCAGGCGCGGTTCCTGGAAGAGATCTCTGTGATGGGCGTTCTCCTGGACCTGGGCCTCTCAAGTCTGCAGTTGGAGGGAGAGGAACGAGGGTTCAGTTTCCAGCGGAATGCTCCCCTCGACATGCGTTTCGGCCCAGACGATGACCTCACCGCCGATGACGTGGTCAACCGCTACACGGAGCGCGACCTCGCCTGGGTCATCCATGAGTACGGTGAGGAACCTCGGGCACGGCGGGTCGCCAGGGCCATCGTGCAGCGGCGCCCCATCCGGGGTACCGAGCACCTGGCTGAGGTCGTGCAGGGAGCATTGGGACGCCGGGGCCGTATCCATCCGGCCACCCGTACCTTCCAGGGCATCCGAATGGAGGTGAACCACGAGGTCGACGCGATCAAGACGGCCCTCGCGGCTGCGGCGGAGACGCTCCACCCCGGAGGCCGGCTGGTGGTCATCAGCTATCACTCGATCGAGGACAGGCTCGTCAAGACAACG contains these protein-coding regions:
- a CDS encoding MogA/MoaB family molybdenum cofactor biosynthesis protein, which produces MYTVAILTSSDAGSQGERDDTSGQAAIELSTAAGFDVTIREVVPDDYETIVDRLTRWSQQVNVILTTGGTGFGPRDVTPEATRAVIDRVAPGLSEYMRAKTSDFTTLSYLSRGVSGTRGGCLIVNLPGSPRGVRQCLDILLPLLPHALQTMEGPIQQHPTDSL
- the rsmH gene encoding 16S rRNA (cytosine(1402)-N(4))-methyltransferase RsmH: MTPQNVGPQPVHTPVLVKEVVEALAVASAGAIIDCTVGEGGHTEAILNAAPDCVVIGLDLDPAALAIAKERLSGHGDRVRLVNASYTTLAEQARFLEEISVMGVLLDLGLSSLQLEGEERGFSFQRNAPLDMRFGPDDDLTADDVVNRYTERDLAWVIHEYGEEPRARRVARAIVQRRPIRGTEHLAEVVQGALGRRGRIHPATRTFQGIRMEVNHEVDAIKTALAAAAETLHPGGRLVVISYHSIEDRLVKTTLRESTVLKALTKKPITPSGEEVALNARSRSARMRTAERLDEGTAFR